A genomic stretch from Aerococcaceae bacterium zg-1292 includes:
- a CDS encoding terminase large subunit, with product MIYQPSQFKLKSSRYDKQLADYAVSFIECLSHTKGTWAGKPFKLLQWQEQIIRDLFGIVKPDGYRQFNTAYIEIPKKMGKSELAAAVALLLCCGDLEERAEVYGCAADRQQASIVFEVAADMVRMCPALNRRVKILASQKRIVYLPTNSFYQVLSAEAYSKHGFNVHGVVFDELHTQPNRKLFDVMTKGSGDARTQPLYFLITTAGTDTHSICYETHQKAKDILEGRKVDPTFYPVIYGADESDDWTDPKVWHKANPSLGVTVPIEKVEMACESAKQNPGEENAFRQLRLNQWVKQAIRWMPMEKWDACAFSVNEEDLEGRVCYGGLDLSSTTDLTAFVLVFPPEDEHDKYVILPYFWLPEDTIPLRVRRDHVPYDLWEKQGYVETTEGNVVHYGHIEKFIERLGQTFNIKEIAFDRWGAVQMVQNLESMGFTVVPFGQGFKDMSPPTKELMKLTLEQKITHGGHPVLRWNMDNIFIRTDPAGNIKADKEKSTEKIDGAIATIMALDRAIRCGNVNTESVYDGRGILFM from the coding sequence ATTAAAATCATCGAGATACGATAAACAATTGGCTGACTACGCTGTTAGTTTTATTGAATGCTTATCGCATACTAAAGGTACATGGGCAGGTAAACCATTCAAGCTTCTTCAATGGCAAGAACAAATCATCAGAGATTTATTTGGGATTGTGAAGCCAGATGGGTATCGACAGTTTAATACGGCATACATTGAAATTCCTAAGAAGATGGGTAAGAGTGAGTTAGCAGCGGCTGTTGCATTATTACTTTGTTGTGGGGATCTCGAAGAACGTGCAGAAGTCTATGGTTGTGCTGCGGATCGACAACAAGCGAGTATTGTCTTTGAAGTAGCAGCAGATATGGTTCGAATGTGTCCTGCGTTAAATCGCCGGGTCAAAATTCTAGCGTCACAGAAACGAATTGTGTACTTGCCAACCAATAGTTTTTATCAAGTCTTATCAGCTGAAGCTTACTCAAAACATGGATTCAATGTACATGGGGTAGTATTTGATGAGTTACATACACAGCCAAATAGAAAACTCTTTGATGTGATGACCAAAGGGAGTGGAGATGCAAGAACACAGCCACTATACTTTCTCATTACGACAGCAGGGACGGATACCCATTCAATTTGTTATGAAACGCATCAGAAAGCTAAAGATATTTTAGAAGGACGAAAAGTAGACCCTACTTTTTATCCTGTTATTTACGGGGCAGACGAGAGTGATGATTGGACCGATCCAAAAGTATGGCATAAAGCCAATCCGTCACTTGGTGTGACCGTACCGATTGAAAAGGTGGAAATGGCATGTGAATCTGCTAAACAAAATCCAGGAGAAGAAAATGCCTTTAGGCAACTGAGACTTAATCAATGGGTTAAACAAGCCATTCGTTGGATGCCAATGGAGAAATGGGATGCGTGTGCGTTTAGTGTAAATGAAGAAGACCTAGAAGGTCGTGTGTGTTATGGAGGCTTAGACTTATCTTCTACAACCGACCTTACTGCTTTTGTCTTAGTTTTTCCACCAGAAGATGAACATGATAAGTATGTCATATTGCCATATTTTTGGTTGCCAGAAGATACCATTCCGTTAAGAGTTAGACGTGACCATGTGCCGTATGATTTATGGGAGAAACAGGGGTATGTTGAAACGACAGAAGGGAATGTCGTGCATTATGGTCATATTGAAAAATTTATTGAACGATTAGGGCAAACATTCAACATTAAAGAAATTGCCTTTGACCGTTGGGGAGCTGTTCAAATGGTACAGAATTTAGAGAGTATGGGCTTTACCGTTGTACCTTTTGGGCAAGGATTTAAAGATATGAGCCCACCCACTAAAGAATTGATGAAGCTCACACTTGAACAAAAGATAACTCATGGTGGGCATCCTGTTTTAAGATGGAATATGGATAATATCTTTATTAGAACGGATCCAGCGGGAAATATTAAAGCTGATAAAGAAAAATCAACAGAGAAAATTGATGGTGCGATTGCGACTATTATGGCATTAGACCGTGCGATTCGTTGTGGAAATGTGAATACCGAAAGCGTGTATGATGGGCGCGGAATTTTGTTTATGTAA
- a CDS encoding type IV toxin-antitoxin system AbiEi family antitoxin domain-containing protein: protein MNEDKIRKMIEKNNGIITAKEVSESEIESWYLTNMVKKGKLERVARGIYFDSNYDNYDELYIFQLKNKACIYSYQTALYLYGLTDRIPFINEVTVKQGYNAWRIKETVFVHQIKKEWYEIGLTKVMTEMGNLVYAYDMERTLCDLVRDRKNQDVEIFSKAWNFYLKKGSRDIWKLREYAKAFNISQQIEEILEVIVHE, encoded by the coding sequence ATGAATGAAGATAAGATAAGAAAAATGATAGAAAAAAATAATGGTATCATAACAGCCAAAGAAGTATCAGAGAGTGAAATAGAATCGTGGTACCTTACGAATATGGTAAAAAAAGGAAAGCTCGAAAGAGTTGCAAGAGGTATTTATTTTGATTCTAATTATGATAATTACGATGAACTTTATATTTTTCAACTTAAAAACAAAGCATGCATTTATTCCTACCAAACGGCACTATATCTTTATGGATTGACCGATAGAATCCCCTTTATTAATGAAGTCACTGTGAAACAAGGATATAATGCATGGCGTATCAAAGAAACAGTCTTTGTTCATCAAATAAAAAAAGAATGGTATGAGATAGGATTGACTAAAGTTATGACAGAGATGGGAAATCTTGTATATGCTTATGATATGGAAAGAACTCTTTGTGATTTGGTAAGAGATAGAAAAAACCAAGATGTAGAAATATTTTCAAAAGCTTGGAATTTTTATCTAAAGAAAGGTTCCAGAGACATATGGAAACTTAGAGAGTATGCTAAGGCATTTAATATATCACAGCAGATAGAGGAAATACTGGAGGTAATTGTCCATGAATAA
- a CDS encoding nucleotidyl transferase AbiEii/AbiGii toxin family protein, producing the protein MNKDSITQKLRNKAKELELNYNTVLSKFFFDEFLKLLANSNHKENFMLKGGMLLTYALGIQNRSTQDIDFLVKGIKLNAAEIKKVLEDILRKTNQSDIWFELISDVQEIRVEDEYGGLKFHVIGHLSNIRIPFSIDVATGDPIFPYPKIENYTTILGDNIELKIYPLESVLSEKLQTVLARSENNSRSKDFYDIYAILNNKLETIDIEQLKIAVLMTFKYRKTEITKDEAKQIIDNINNDSLVKERWIRYQKKNPYATGIEFNEIAKCLNDLVELSM; encoded by the coding sequence ATGAATAAAGATAGTATTACGCAAAAATTAAGAAACAAGGCTAAAGAACTAGAATTAAATTACAATACAGTATTAAGTAAATTTTTCTTTGATGAATTTTTGAAATTACTAGCAAACAGCAATCATAAAGAAAATTTTATGCTCAAGGGAGGAATGCTTTTAACGTATGCATTAGGCATTCAAAATAGATCTACTCAAGACATTGATTTTTTAGTAAAGGGAATAAAATTGAATGCTGCAGAAATAAAAAAAGTTTTAGAAGATATTTTAAGAAAAACGAATCAATCGGATATATGGTTTGAATTGATTAGTGATGTGCAAGAAATTCGAGTAGAAGATGAATATGGTGGATTGAAGTTTCATGTAATTGGGCATTTATCAAATATTAGAATTCCTTTTTCTATTGATGTTGCAACAGGTGACCCAATCTTTCCGTATCCAAAAATAGAGAACTATACTACAATTTTAGGCGATAATATTGAATTAAAAATATATCCATTGGAATCTGTGTTATCAGAGAAACTACAGACAGTATTGGCAAGATCAGAAAATAATAGTAGAAGTAAAGATTTCTATGATATTTATGCTATTTTGAATAATAAATTAGAAACGATAGATATAGAACAGCTTAAAATAGCCGTTCTCATGACATTTAAATATAGAAAGACAGAAATTACAAAAGATGAAGCGAAACAAATTATTGACAATATTAATAATGATTCTTTAGTTAAAGAAAGATGGATAAGATATCAAAAGAAAAATCCATATGCTACAGGTATTGAATTTAATGAAATCGCTAAGTGTTTAAATGATTTAGTTGAATTGTCCATGTAA
- a CDS encoding phage portal protein, giving the protein MKLFSGLFRSRDKLENKLSNNSYSFFIGQSSSGKRVNERTAMTMSAVYSCVRILSETLASLPLHVYERTDVGSKKATYHSLYNILHNEPNAEMTSFIFRETLMTHLLLWGNAYTQIIRNGKGDVVGLYPLMPDKMTVDRDDNHTIYYEYLSTNGERVRLSYQDVLHIPGLGFDGLVGYSPIAMAKNAIGMSIAAEEYGAKFFSNGATPSGILEHPGTVKNADSLRESWTRGFSGNNSHKVAILEEGMKYTPISISPNEAQFLETRKFQINEIARIFRIPPHMIGDLEKSSFSNIEQQSLEFVKYTLDPWVIRFEQAFNRRLLKDKEKAQFYVKFNVDGLLRGDYQSRMNGYAVGRQNGWMSANDIRTLENLDRIPTEEGGDLYLVNGNMLPLKHAGAFANINKEDDANEEILELENK; this is encoded by the coding sequence ATGAAATTATTTAGTGGGCTATTTCGTTCAAGAGATAAACTGGAAAATAAACTGAGTAATAACAGTTATTCCTTTTTTATTGGGCAGTCATCCAGCGGAAAACGAGTCAATGAACGAACGGCTATGACCATGAGTGCGGTTTATTCGTGTGTTCGAATATTATCGGAAACATTGGCGAGTCTTCCTCTTCATGTTTATGAAAGAACCGATGTGGGGAGTAAAAAAGCGACTTATCATAGTCTATATAACATCCTACACAATGAACCGAATGCTGAAATGACGAGTTTTATTTTTCGAGAAACTTTGATGACACACTTACTCTTGTGGGGGAATGCTTATACACAAATTATCCGTAATGGCAAAGGGGATGTGGTGGGGTTATACCCACTTATGCCAGATAAAATGACAGTGGATCGAGATGACAACCATACGATTTATTATGAATATCTAAGTACTAATGGAGAACGAGTGAGATTATCCTATCAAGATGTGCTACACATACCAGGTTTAGGTTTTGATGGTTTGGTTGGTTACTCACCGATTGCCATGGCAAAAAATGCGATTGGGATGTCGATTGCAGCTGAAGAGTATGGGGCTAAATTTTTCTCCAACGGTGCAACCCCAAGTGGGATACTTGAGCATCCAGGAACGGTTAAGAATGCCGATAGTTTAAGAGAAAGTTGGACACGTGGCTTTTCTGGTAATAACTCCCATAAAGTCGCTATTTTAGAAGAAGGTATGAAATATACACCTATTTCTATATCACCTAATGAGGCACAGTTTTTAGAAACACGAAAATTTCAAATTAATGAGATTGCTCGCATTTTTAGGATTCCCCCACACATGATAGGGGATCTTGAAAAGTCGAGTTTTTCTAATATTGAACAACAATCGTTGGAGTTCGTAAAATACACCTTAGATCCATGGGTGATTCGATTTGAACAAGCCTTTAATCGTAGATTACTAAAAGATAAAGAGAAAGCACAGTTTTATGTCAAGTTTAATGTGGATGGTCTGCTTCGTGGAGATTATCAGTCCCGAATGAATGGCTATGCGGTGGGTCGTCAAAATGGGTGGATGAGTGCCAATGATATTCGAACACTTGAAAACTTAGATAGAATACCTACTGAAGAAGGTGGTGACTTATATTTAGTTAATGGGAATATGTTACCACTGAAACACGCAGGAGCATTCGCAAATATCAATAAGGAGGATGATGCCAATGAGGAAATTTTGGAACTGGAAAACAAATAA
- a CDS encoding Clp protease ClpP: MRKFWNWKTNKHDEHLLFLNGTIAEESWFDDDVTPRLFKSELDNHKGDITVWINSPGGDCIAAAQIYNMLIDHKGEVVIKIDGIAASAASVIAMAGTKVLMSPVSMMMIHNPMTLAFGDKEQMKQVMSMLDEVKESIMNAYEIKTNLPRKTLSSMMDSETWMNVHKAIELGFCDGVFERETEDMDAPIVSNLYSKGLTENSLKDKLVEKCHIQPKNNTTQAQSLLDRLNLIKNWR; encoded by the coding sequence ATGAGGAAATTTTGGAACTGGAAAACAAATAAGCACGATGAGCATCTATTGTTTTTAAATGGCACGATTGCAGAGGAGTCTTGGTTTGATGATGATGTCACACCAAGGCTTTTTAAGTCTGAATTAGACAATCATAAAGGGGATATTACGGTTTGGATAAACTCACCTGGTGGCGATTGTATCGCGGCTGCTCAAATTTACAATATGTTAATTGACCACAAAGGTGAAGTGGTTATTAAAATTGATGGGATTGCTGCAAGTGCAGCATCGGTAATTGCCATGGCAGGGACAAAGGTGTTGATGAGTCCTGTCTCCATGATGATGATTCATAATCCTATGACGCTTGCGTTTGGAGATAAAGAGCAAATGAAACAGGTCATGTCCATGTTGGATGAAGTGAAAGAGTCTATTATGAATGCTTATGAAATCAAGACGAATTTACCACGGAAAACATTATCTAGCATGATGGATAGTGAAACGTGGATGAATGTCCATAAAGCCATTGAACTTGGTTTTTGTGATGGAGTATTTGAACGAGAAACAGAGGATATGGACGCACCGATTGTGTCTAACCTTTATTCAAAAGGTTTGACTGAAAATTCACTCAAAGACAAGCTGGTTGAAAAATGTCACATTCAGCCAAAAAACAACACAACGCAGGCGCAAAGTTTACTAGACAGACTTAACTTAATCAAAAATTGGAGGTAA
- a CDS encoding phage major capsid protein: MSKLLEMIEKRNKAWEGAKAFVEANKDKDGLLTEEQTKQYQEMEQKVLNFSKEIDRLQREEQLDKLMEKPINTPIKEKPRQEDIEEKTGRASTAYKNSMLQALRSNFKQVSNVLQEGVDADGGYLVPEEYDQRLIGVLEEENIVRHLATVITTAGNHKINIAGTSPAAAWIDEGAELKFGEAKFSQMLLDAHKLHVAIKVTEELLYDSAFNLETYITEQFGKALANAEEDAFLNGDGNNKPTGIFHETNGGTFLDKVTAIKADDVINLIHALKRPYRKNAVFITNDKTIAQIRKFKDSNGAYIWQPSYQQGEPDKVLGYPIYTSAYAPENAIAFGDFSYYNIGDRGARSFKALTELFAGNGMIGYVAKERVDGKLILPEAVQILSING, encoded by the coding sequence ATGAGTAAGCTTTTAGAAATGATTGAAAAACGCAATAAAGCGTGGGAAGGTGCGAAAGCCTTCGTGGAAGCAAACAAAGATAAAGATGGGCTACTTACCGAGGAACAAACTAAACAGTACCAAGAAATGGAACAAAAGGTGTTAAACTTCAGTAAAGAAATTGACCGTCTGCAACGTGAAGAACAATTGGATAAGTTGATGGAAAAACCTATTAACACACCAATTAAAGAAAAACCAAGACAAGAAGATATCGAAGAAAAAACAGGACGTGCCAGTACCGCATACAAAAACAGTATGCTTCAAGCCTTACGTTCCAACTTTAAACAAGTATCGAATGTCTTACAAGAAGGAGTAGATGCTGATGGTGGATATTTAGTACCGGAGGAATACGATCAGCGTTTAATTGGTGTTTTAGAAGAAGAAAATATTGTTCGCCACCTTGCCACAGTGATTACAACAGCAGGTAATCACAAAATCAATATTGCCGGAACAAGCCCGGCAGCGGCGTGGATTGACGAAGGTGCTGAATTGAAGTTTGGCGAGGCTAAATTCAGTCAAATGTTACTGGATGCGCATAAATTACACGTAGCCATTAAAGTGACAGAAGAATTATTGTATGATAGCGCCTTTAACTTAGAAACGTATATTACTGAACAATTTGGTAAAGCGCTCGCTAATGCAGAAGAAGATGCCTTTTTAAATGGTGACGGTAATAATAAACCGACAGGAATTTTTCATGAAACAAATGGGGGGACATTCCTTGATAAAGTGACAGCAATTAAAGCAGATGATGTGATTAACCTTATTCATGCTTTGAAACGTCCGTATCGAAAAAATGCAGTCTTTATTACAAATGATAAGACTATCGCACAAATTCGTAAGTTTAAAGATAGTAATGGGGCATACATTTGGCAACCTAGCTATCAACAAGGTGAACCTGACAAGGTATTAGGGTATCCTATTTACACTTCTGCCTATGCACCAGAAAATGCCATCGCTTTTGGTGACTTTAGTTACTATAACATTGGCGACCGTGGGGCACGTTCGTTTAAAGCATTAACAGAATTATTTGCAGGTAATGGCATGATTGGGTATGTCGCCAAAGAACGTGTGGATGGTAAATTGATTTTACCTGAAGCGGTACAAATCTTAAGCATCAATGGGTAA
- a CDS encoding phage gp6-like head-tail connector protein produces the protein MVTLEEIKNYLRVDSAQDDALLSSLMLSATRLCTHILRVNHLDELSQYQDELRVAILYATAYLYEHREEANHRELTLTLRSLLFGIRKAEF, from the coding sequence ATTGTAACGCTTGAGGAAATAAAAAATTACTTACGAGTCGATAGTGCTCAAGACGATGCGTTGCTTTCTTCTTTAATGTTAAGTGCCACTCGATTATGTACGCATATTTTAAGGGTGAATCATTTAGATGAGTTGTCGCAGTATCAAGATGAGTTACGGGTTGCCATCTTATATGCGACCGCTTATCTATATGAACACCGTGAGGAAGCCAATCATCGGGAATTGACGTTAACATTGCGTAGTTTATTATTTGGTATTCGAAAGGCGGAGTTTTAG
- a CDS encoding phage head closure protein yields MKVSLLNERLVIEKSDVSVDEVGNHVTQWLPYYECATTISHESPIETTATGAIWDHRKVDFTIRYSQEVANLTTTKYRIQFRGELYNIMGIDHFQYKKRQLKLHCQKVERS; encoded by the coding sequence TTGAAAGTCAGCTTATTAAATGAACGATTAGTGATTGAAAAGAGTGACGTGTCGGTTGATGAAGTAGGGAATCATGTGACACAGTGGCTACCTTACTACGAATGTGCAACTACCATTAGTCATGAATCGCCTATAGAAACCACCGCAACCGGTGCTATTTGGGACCATCGCAAAGTAGATTTTACTATTCGATATAGTCAAGAAGTCGCAAATTTAACGACTACTAAGTATCGTATTCAATTTCGGGGTGAGCTGTATAACATAATGGGGATTGACCATTTTCAATATAAAAAGCGTCAATTAAAATTGCATTGTCAGAAGGTGGAGCGCTCATGA
- a CDS encoding HK97 gp10 family phage protein codes for MKIRIEELSNEIMKGLKEYADTTASEIKSAVRETAQEVKQTLQETSPKDTGQYAKSWAIKVQSEQATNLNVVIHSPKHYSLTHLLEFGHATRNGGRTEAQPHIEPAEQQAISTLQQRLEVRL; via the coding sequence ATGAAAATTAGGATTGAAGAATTATCCAATGAAATTATGAAAGGCTTAAAAGAATATGCGGATACAACGGCATCAGAAATAAAATCCGCCGTTAGGGAAACAGCGCAAGAAGTGAAACAGACCTTACAAGAAACCTCACCAAAGGATACTGGACAGTACGCTAAAAGTTGGGCGATTAAAGTGCAATCAGAACAGGCAACCAATCTCAATGTGGTGATCCATTCACCCAAGCATTATTCACTCACGCATTTATTGGAATTTGGACACGCAACACGAAATGGTGGTCGAACTGAAGCACAACCACATATTGAACCTGCAGAACAACAAGCGATAAGCACCCTACAACAACGGTTAGAAGTGAGGTTATAA
- a CDS encoding phage tail protein gives MENKVKYNLSNVHYAKLKVNEEGMVFDKPIPIPGAVTLSLSPNGEPEPFFADGIVYYTLNNNMGYDGELEIALIPEKFRQEVLNERMDKNKVLVEDVNTQTLPFALLFEFDGDQHQIRHVMYNCSAGRPKIESKTNEESRQVQTETLSIKARPLKEGFVKARTGATTPEETYKNWYETVYVPSMNQEVEV, from the coding sequence ATGGAAAATAAAGTGAAATATAATTTATCCAATGTTCATTATGCTAAGTTAAAAGTGAACGAAGAAGGCATGGTCTTTGATAAACCTATCCCAATTCCTGGAGCAGTGACATTGAGTTTATCACCGAATGGCGAACCCGAACCATTCTTTGCGGATGGGATAGTTTACTACACCTTAAATAATAATATGGGATATGACGGCGAGTTGGAAATTGCGTTAATTCCAGAGAAATTTCGCCAAGAAGTACTCAATGAACGAATGGACAAAAATAAAGTATTAGTTGAAGACGTTAATACACAAACTTTGCCTTTCGCCTTGTTATTTGAATTTGATGGCGATCAACATCAAATTCGTCATGTGATGTATAACTGTTCGGCAGGACGACCAAAAATCGAATCGAAAACGAACGAGGAGAGTCGACAAGTTCAAACTGAAACGTTAAGTATTAAAGCAAGACCATTAAAAGAAGGGTTTGTTAAAGCGCGAACAGGTGCAACCACACCGGAAGAAACTTACAAAAATTGGTATGAAACAGTGTATGTGCCAAGCATGAATCAAGAAGTTGAGGTGTAA